In Diabrotica undecimpunctata isolate CICGRU chromosome 9, icDiaUnde3, whole genome shotgun sequence, the DNA window GGAATCTTTATTTCAGTTGataggaataacaaaaaaatgcCAGTCTTGTCTTTGCCTTAATTGGCCTTGAAAGACAAAATGTTGATGtgcaatagtggcacaactcaaaataagggtTGGTTTTAAAAGTCTGTGTTACAATTAATTAAAGATTACCTAATGCTCTCCCAAATACACCAAAATGAATTTTTTTCAAAAGTCCCAATCCATATGTAGTCAAACAAATGTCAAAATTATTGGCATACTAAACCCCTGTTTTGAAAAATTACCAGTTTTTGTGTTGTGCCACTATTGCTTACAGCCGTCGATATACAATATCACACCATTTCTTGTATCTCTATTATTCCTGAGAGTACATAAAGTTGGTGGGAGAAGAAGAAACCGCATATTATATGTGATGACATAGGCTCTTTTATGTTTCATAggtttgtaatattttattttgttttagattACTGAGATACTGGATAAATGGATTCATCAAGCAAAAAGTATATATGCAATCACTTCAGAATCTATATATAATTATCAAAATTCACTATTGTTTGAAAGACCGCCCTTCTTAATAAGGATTCTCTCAAACACAGACAATTACATTAAATATGATAAATTAGAACAACCAAATTTGATCACTGGATTAGGTTCTGCTGTTTTATCTTATTGTATTCATCatataatgaaaaaatgtacattattTGTTATTTACATAGATAAATCCCAACAACTTTCTTTTAATAGCACTCCAATTTTAGATGTCTTCAAAAACACTAAACTTCCTGTAAGAAACTATGTTGTGAAAGATAAACTATCAAATACAGGCAATTTGTATATGtgataagtttttttatttaagctATTTACCATTTCTCTAATAAAGCTAGTGGTTAAACTTTTTTTCCTAAATAAGTAATTTTGACCCTTTTTTAAGGTGAGAATCTTCTACAGAGATCTGGGAAGAATACCCAGATACTGTTGGATTCATCTGAACTATAACGTTTGAACATTGCTAAGGTTAGTTCGAGCACCTACCAACTAAACTCAACCCTCTTTCAGAAGTCCACCTGGAACTTTTCTTGAGGAAAGTAATTTCAGGCGCACTCACACAATCCCTAAATTACATGGTAACAAAGCATAGGGCTTCAAAGATAATTGAAGGCCCAGTATCATTATATAATGTCTAGGACCAAGACAAGACATTATATAATGTCTAGGACCAAGGTTTAAGGATATAATGATAATAAACAAATATGTTATACTAAAGTATGTCTCTAATTGACAAAAgcacaaattaaaaaattgtattacTAGTCTCTTCAACCTATTCCCTCATCCTGTCTCGCTCTTTCCAGCGTCTCGTTTTTTATGATTTTAGTTATTATTTCCAGTACATAATCGAAGTTCTCCCTGTTCTACATAGCTAAGTTCAGTATATTATTTGGCGTGACCTCTCCTAGCTTAATTCTCAATTGCTGATGTTCTTGTAGGAAGACATTACGTTCACCACACCACATTCCATGCAGATATCGtcattgtttttttaattctgtatGTATAAGATCTAAAAGAACCGTGTCTGGTCAGGAATTgtgcaaaaaataatttattctgaaACTACATTTATACCATGCTTTTACATTGGTTAACATTTTGTCCATTGTGCCTCTTTCTTTGAGCTCTTGTAATTAAATCTTTATACCTGGGAAACCTTAAGACTACAATCCATACAGGAGCACCATACAAAAGGGTCGAATGTACTACTTGCAGGGACATTCTTCTTTTATGATTACTTGGCCCGCCTGTATTAGGAATAATTTTCGTAATGACCGCTATTCTGCTGTCTGGACTTCATTTTGTATCAGGTGTTTGGTAAATCATAGACCTATATCAAGAGGTATGCCTCCTAGATATTTAGCACAATTCGTTGGTACTATCGTCATACTTGTAAATTGAAAAGTCAGGTTTGGTATCGCTCTGGGTCCTTTTAATATATGTAATTAtctctgtttgaatattttgtttggtataatcaaacagatgccagtaggaaaaagaacaagaggaagaccgaaactgagatacttagaacaaatagaaaatgatataacaaccttaaaaataaaaaactggagaaaaaaagcacgaaacagatcggaatggagaataatcctagaacaggccaagacccaaaaagggttgtcgagccagtgatgatgatgatgaattatctCTGTTTAATTAGATGCTAGCTCTAAGTCGTTAGTTGTCATCCACCTATTAAATTTTCTTCAGCatatattaactttatttattacatCCAGGTTTCTGTCACCTATTAGTATTGCTAAGTCGTCTTCATATACAGTTGCTGACGCACCTCTGCCataatctatttctaatattCCATTATAAAAGACGGTCCACAACGTAGAACCTAATACAGATCTCTGTGGTACTCCAGCCGacagttttttttctttacttGTCACTTTAATATATTTGTTGGTGAGgtaatttttaactatattagatcaaactgttcaatctggctctgtaAAAAGTACACattataacaaatttatattgctccactttgggcgctactgtaacaaatatagtaggcagatcccttgggacaatgtccctgatgttataagatctgtagagtagtgtgaagataagtttgaaactaaattaaaataaaagttgaaactgaatgcagttcggctagctgggtatgcttgagactggccagttgatactcaaggtagggttaggcctatttgcatgccctgagaaaacagtaaagaatagaaaagatgtatattaactaaggaaatataagaataaccaaaacgaactaagagtaagtactgacaacaggaatatagGAGAGAAGAATGATTTAGGCGCCAGGaaagatgtttactggactcttagtctaacaaacacttcacctagtgactttattgctgctaactatgttttctgtaactagatataaccttattaaaaaaaaagaaggttgtttaataaaacagattattacttataacccaatttaataataataaaatagaaaaacctgtaaaccgtaatgtacaatttaacttaaataccctatcatacaaaaacctattgatcccttttttttacaatatatttacacccCCTAATGTGCTAAAAAAGTAtgaacttttattatgaagttttattcattaattaaaacaaaatttactgacaaccaacctatttatatattcaaacaattattacccctccctatatttaacacaatgtatcagtttgacaatttctaagttgattccaatcagataacctgtagATATAGTtcaattggtctgttcagaaaggaacagatccaagatgaatcagtgacgttaccagtagggctgtaaaaatacaaaatggacctttgtgcacaaatgaccttacaaagtgtattaaaatccacccctaccctgttattactaatacatatatatatttaaaatatttaatgacaaaaaaaaataagcaaatgatgttaagaaaaaattgaatgttatatagataatgatacgcaaatatgaattatgaaaattgactagaattattattaagttttggttcgttcactcactaaaagtttaaacaatatttaagtaacttatttttaaaatagtacaaaaacaataaaaaaaagaacCTGACTACTCTCAAGCcgggaaaaacaaaaaaaactccaaactaaactAAACTGAAAGCCATTACCCCAAATCCAAATCTTTATTGTATTGACTTGATATTCCTTCTTCCTACAGCGaccaacgcaacaatatttcaacaatCAAACCAAAATCTTCTTTTCCAAAACTTCTAACTTAAATTCACCTCTGAATAACTTCTTTTTCTGATAACTTGAACCTCGTGACGTTGGTCGTTGTAGGATCACTCTTCTGACCCGTTCGAAGGTTAGATATAAAGTGAGCTCttacacttttaaaatcgtcggcttccgtcagttccaagctaagcggaagcggcaggtaagcagtttgaccaattgataatacgattacatgtatagttggttgcataccttacaggcagaattaagttattttaaatttctcagtaacgataaagtaatcttatcgttacaacatacgtatgtcacaaatcacaactactaGTTCAATATACAGTATACTTCCTCTATAACTAACACGTTTACCTCgtttattacgaggtttcgcttataacgaggtatattagatgtcccgtgaaatttctattgaattaTAACCCTCTGGCGatgcaaatttggttataacgagagaaaataagatcgagaaACGGCCGTGGTTATAAATagataccctttttaactgccccgcaataaacttctttacaataaatataattgtttcacatatttagaaaatatgatagatagaatgatactggacaatttaaagcaatcaaaaatgacagacttcttcaaattgcagaagcaataatttatgttatccttgaaaatacgctttatacagaatacagattttttgttttaacgtatattattgacaataaaagtaaacaactttttttcaaaaacgccattcaaacaatatttattagcatcttatattgctccgaatggcttcactataggaagttatgttttaaaaaactacatattcatatgtatgcactgataattattgttgtctgatataacgagatcggcttctTCTTCacccttaagtaatccaactttcatatcttgtttagtctagtttttagcaatgtatatttatgactaattctatacaaactatgtttgtcagaaagaaaataaagtatttggacataggcctccccaaatcaatccagtgtcttctagtttgcgccacttgcttccagttgtgtcctccgatcttcttaatataatcagcccatctcatttgtggtctttctctgattctctttcctaaccatggcctccactgttgtttCGTGGTTCCTACTCTTATctttcagtcgggcattgtgtcctgcgaagctccattttaatttggcagcctgcgtcttttactttggttaaCGAGATCGGCTCATAACGAAGTCTGCCATTTCAggtctcgttatagagggagtctactgtataataaatcagtgcaaatgctggcctatgctgatgatatcaaggTTTCGTTGGGACAacgaaaaacgctgtacgagaggcgtgtATAGCATTAAAAacatcagctacaaaaatgggtttaacaataaacaccaacaaaacgaggtttatgaaaataagcacgcaaccacaaatcctacgaccactcgttatagaaaacgacgtcatcgaagcagtgaacgaattttgtatacctgggagcgctccttaacactggaaataatactactgcagagataaaccgcagaatttgcacggccaacagatgctattttgggcttaatctccttaaatccaaattatatcgaaaaatacaaaaataaaatcatgaattacaaaaattaaactctacaaaacaataatacgcccagtcctaacatatggttcagagacctggactccaacaaaaaataatgaaaacatgttaggatgtttcgaaagaaaagtactaaggcgaatctatggagcagtgaataacaatggagtgtgaagaagacgatacaaattcgaactttatagaatataccaggaacctgatatcgtaaaacatattaagataggacgtttgAGGTGGATAGgtaaatgacccagctagaaaaacgctccttgatataACCATTTgtcagagaagaaaaggaaaaccgAGAACAAGGTTCctcgataacatcgatgaagacatgataaACATtagaatacgtgcttggcgaagaaaggcaatggatagggacgactggagagaaattcttgaggaggctaggacccatgtAGGGTTGTAAAGCTAGAATGATGATGATGGATGTATGATGAAAAAAAACCATGGTTCTTCTCTGAGCCCTCCTAAAGTAGTGAAATGATAGTGACTTACTTGTGTTCTAGCTATGTCTAGTGCATACCTACTGGAGATGCAAATAAATTTGACACTTTCCAGGATTGTCAGTTCATTAGCCAAATGGACACTTATGAAATTAAAGTGGTATTCTATTGTAATTTAGATTAAAACCCAAACTTATCTGTTTACTTACTTCTGTATAAAATACTTATTGTAAATtggttatttttattatataaataaatagttatgttatggtatttcaattttaattatacagggaatATCTCTAATAATGTTACaggatatacagggtgtttaaaaaAAGGGTGCCTAAATATAggtttttttatagatatattgtAGATTGTAGATTTTATGACATCATACTTTCAAAAcaaaagttgcagtatctacgattctgtaagtttcagcatgactAGTTCAAAATTCAAACGGATAACAATCTTATTGAATTTTGTTGTAATCTGGCAAAGtattgtacaaagtaattgatatggcaaccctgttagtatgacgTTTTGAAGCCGAaagtaatgctatctatcgatgataaatatcACCGATGTTTCAGATGGAGCCACCTCTCTACAACACAATTCGATGGCGGCAGTTCAAgatataattcttgtttaacgagatttttcatacCTTTATAGGAAAATATATTCAACGTTTTagtgcaaatattttccacttttacagttttatatatgttattaaaATTTCGTCCGGTTTTTACCGGTAGCTTTATTCTAAGCcggaacatattattttttcctattgtgGCAAAACTGTACGTTCAAAAAAGTCATAAGTATTTCTCAGAATTACATCTTTATGTtgtaagaaaattaacaaaactgTATGTGTgtttttcccgctttatactcaAATTTTTTGAGTGTAGTTTGTCTTTTAGgtggtgcagatcaaccttaaatctaacacgcgagtgatggcgtaattttttgaggtgaGTGAATCTCCTTTTTTTTAGCAAACCAGTCCAATTGAAAACGACattcaaataaataatatatatggGAGTTATAAAGGTCAGACGTCAGAATCCATGACAAGTAATCATTTTCCAAATAAAAACTAACGTAAAAATAAACaccatatttattattaattacatatatacatattaagAGAGTGTCGGGCAGCTTAATTTTAACTAATTATCACAGAAAAAATATTTGCTTAAAGATGTAATACCACGTTAAGTACAACAATGTACAAGTAGAGTCGACTCCAGATGTATATCCTACCCTACATATCCTACCAATCAACAGTTGATATCGATTTCAAACAAATACCGAAAAAATTAACCTTCCCCTAAAACAACATTTTCTaactatacagtgtgtaaaagccaaatggaataaattcattatttaggttactgtacatatttataaaaaatcccgaaacacgtcatatttaaattataacttgacattctttaacgtgaaaatgcaacccctaccttcaacccccttagaatgacaggtacaactcccaatttttaaaataggaagtataggcttgtgatatatcgtttgaaaggtcctttcattctccattcaaaaatgttgtcgctttcaagtttattaagattaattaagataaaataaattaaaatcatgtggttaccgaaattcgctacaatacaatcaaaaactaaaatgtaatgcaaaacgtaataaaatgtagaacacgaaaaagaactataaatgttaatgaagtagatgttcaaaatgttcaccgcgaacgtcttggcaacatcctgatctcaaataaaactgtcttctaacattatttaacataacaggcgtgattgaccgaatcgcaagcgttattcgttcttttaagtcatttaaatcagaaggtttagttttgtacatatggctcttcacatatcctcataaaaagaaatctaataatgtaagatcaggtgatcgcgctggccattcaatcgatcctcgcctccctatccaccgattgggaaatactgtatcgaggtactgccggacattaagttggtaatgtggtggtgctccatcctgctgaaaccatatcgtattcgctggaacttgagggtttcctggatcaggatataaatttgccaacgttggaatgacatcattttgaagtagtgccaaataattgttgccattcaagttgccctcaatgaaaaagggaccaatgatattgtttcctacaatccctgcccaaacattaaccttttgaggggattgagtgtgttcttctctcatccagtgaggattttccgtggcccagtagcggcaattttgccgattagcatgaccgttaagtgaaaaagtacactcaaaaagaaaacataacgtcttctaattgaataatattgttatccaacatgtccatcatttgctcacaaaaaaaaagttctcctatcaaaatcgtcttccatgagctcctaagtagttatcatcttatagggatgcaatttattttcttttaatatgtttactatcgatgtatggctagcattgaatgtagtggatgcctgtctactcgatgtatgtggattttcctgaaactcaagcaacacatctaatttgagttcatcactcagtgcattggcagctgcttttttatctgccttacatgaccaaactcgcgaaactgcttctctattttacttattgttcct includes these proteins:
- the LOC140449399 gene encoding uncharacterized protein, producing MTSLMFGEIVEPSTRALIDEDIDEYPAPIEILPVWEGSCEVPHEIDCLYIIESADVKDLVNSCVIEKENSLCKLKNGGVEIFSIQEKQYVVVFQEEKELNVGEITEILDKWIHQAKSIYAITSESIYNYQNSLLFERPPFLIRILSNTDNYIKYDKLEQPNLITGLGSAVLSYCIHHIMKKCTLFVIYIDKSQQLSFNSTPILDVFKNTKLPVRNYVVKDKLSNTGNLYM